Proteins encoded together in one Terriglobus saanensis SP1PR4 window:
- a CDS encoding mannose-1-phosphate guanylyltransferase, with amino-acid sequence MHSEAQDPKAVFIPVILAGGSGTRFWPRSRRARAKQVLALDGDRTMIQQTVDRLVLVAAKENIRIIANDTIAQTIQTQLPEVLPENIICEPAARNTAPACGLAAFLLEREQPNAVIGIFPSDHVIMDPHRFAVALGTGIAIAAAGENIVVLGVPPTRPETGYGYIEQGDAASVVQGLPLPARHVHRFTEKPDRKRAAEFVASGRFAWNSGIFLWSAKTLCNALREHSPDLAGQLQEIADANGTSHFEETFARVYPLCENISIDYAVLEPRSAKGESASNVYCIPAEFGWNDLGSWTALHEHQISQQTSSCDIHANVVDSSGSVVLASTGNYVYAPGKQVALVGVHDLVVVETEDALLITTREGAQEVGGVVKALNAKGLQQFT; translated from the coding sequence ATGCATTCTGAAGCACAAGATCCGAAAGCTGTCTTCATTCCCGTGATTCTTGCAGGAGGCAGCGGAACGCGTTTCTGGCCGCGCAGTCGCCGTGCACGCGCCAAGCAGGTGCTGGCTCTCGACGGCGACCGCACGATGATCCAGCAGACGGTGGATCGACTTGTTCTGGTTGCGGCCAAAGAGAACATCCGGATCATCGCGAACGATACGATTGCTCAAACGATTCAGACGCAGCTTCCCGAGGTTCTTCCTGAGAACATTATCTGTGAACCTGCGGCGAGAAATACCGCGCCCGCTTGTGGCCTGGCGGCCTTTTTGCTGGAGCGCGAACAGCCGAATGCGGTGATCGGGATCTTCCCGTCGGACCACGTCATCATGGATCCGCATCGTTTCGCTGTGGCTCTGGGAACCGGCATCGCAATCGCTGCTGCGGGAGAAAATATCGTCGTGTTGGGAGTTCCGCCGACGAGGCCCGAGACCGGTTATGGATACATTGAGCAGGGCGATGCTGCCTCCGTCGTCCAAGGGCTCCCACTTCCTGCGCGTCACGTTCATCGCTTCACAGAGAAGCCGGATCGGAAGCGCGCCGCAGAGTTTGTAGCTTCTGGCCGATTTGCGTGGAACAGTGGAATCTTTTTGTGGAGCGCAAAGACGCTTTGCAACGCGCTCCGAGAGCATTCGCCCGACTTGGCAGGGCAGCTGCAGGAGATTGCGGATGCCAATGGAACATCGCACTTCGAAGAGACCTTTGCGCGCGTCTATCCTCTTTGCGAAAACATCAGCATCGACTACGCCGTGCTCGAACCTCGGTCCGCAAAGGGCGAGTCCGCATCCAACGTGTACTGTATCCCCGCGGAGTTTGGCTGGAACGATCTTGGTTCCTGGACTGCTCTGCATGAACATCAGATCTCTCAGCAGACGAGTTCCTGCGATATTCACGCGAACGTTGTGGATTCGAGCGGAAGTGTGGTTCTGGCTTCCACGGGGAACTACGTTTACGCTCCTGGGAAGCAGGTTGCTCTCGTCGGTGTGCACGATCTCGTCGTTGTAGAAACCGAGGATGCACTTCTGATCACAACGCGCGAAGGGGCACAGGAAGTTGGGGGAGTGGTCAAGGCCCTGAACGCAAAGGGTCTTCAACAATTCACCT